The following coding sequences are from one Triticum aestivum cultivar Chinese Spring chromosome 5A, IWGSC CS RefSeq v2.1, whole genome shotgun sequence window:
- the LOC123106704 gene encoding glutaredoxin-C15, translating to MERVTRLSTEKAVVIFTPSNDCPMSYTVTTLFSGLGVCAAVHELDKDPRGRDMERDLARRLGRTPAVPAVFIGGKLVGSTDRVMSLHLGGKLVPMLKAAGAIWL from the coding sequence ATGGAGAGGGTGACGAGGCTATCGACGGAGAAGGCAGTGGTGATCTTCACGCCGAGCAACGACTGCCCAATGAGCTACACAGTGACGACCCTCTTCTCTGGCCTCGGCGTTTGCGCGGCCGTGCACGAGCTGGACAAGGACCCCCGGGGCCGTGACATGGAGCGCGACCTCGCCCGTCGCCTGGGCCGCACGCCGGCCGTCCCGGCCGTCTTCATCGGCGGCAAGCTCGTCGGTTCCACCGACAGGGTCATGTCGCtgcaccttggtgggaagctggtGCCCATGCTCAAGGCCGCCGGGGCGATCTGGCTCTGA